One Edaphobacter bradus DNA window includes the following coding sequences:
- a CDS encoding Glu/Leu/Phe/Val family dehydrogenase, with amino-acid sequence MQTLSIEQETNPWEAQAARFDFAAKKLNLDQGIWKVLRYPSREIIVHIPVTMDDGSIEVFTGYRVQHSIARGPAKGGIRYSPDVSLDEVRALASWMTWKCAVVNIPFGGAKGGVICNPKKMSQGELERVTRRYTAELIEFIGPEKDVPAPDMNTNEQTMAWIMDTYSMHMRQTVTSVVTGKPVNIGGSRGRTEATGRGVSVVCDEALKHLGIAVDGCRVIIQGFGNVGSNSAKLLQRKGYTIIGIAEWDGGLYNAKGIDIPALIEHRKNAGTINGFREAEAIDSAELLTRECEILIPAATENVITSRNADKIRCRILCEGANGPTTTVADEILGDKRVFIIPDILANAGGVTTSYFEWVQDRMGYFWTEAEVNQRLDSIMSESFRDVIAYAENHRVNNRIAAYMLAIDRVAYTTKQRGIYA; translated from the coding sequence ATGCAGACTCTCAGCATTGAGCAGGAGACCAATCCCTGGGAAGCCCAGGCAGCTCGCTTCGACTTCGCAGCAAAGAAACTTAACCTCGACCAGGGAATCTGGAAGGTCCTTCGTTATCCCTCTCGCGAGATCATCGTTCACATTCCCGTCACCATGGACGACGGCTCCATTGAAGTCTTCACCGGCTACCGCGTCCAGCACTCCATCGCCCGCGGGCCTGCGAAGGGCGGCATCCGCTATTCCCCGGATGTCTCGCTCGACGAGGTCCGCGCGCTCGCAAGCTGGATGACCTGGAAGTGCGCGGTCGTCAACATCCCGTTTGGCGGAGCCAAGGGCGGGGTGATCTGCAACCCCAAGAAGATGTCGCAGGGCGAGCTCGAACGCGTGACCCGCCGCTACACCGCTGAACTCATCGAGTTCATCGGCCCTGAAAAAGACGTCCCCGCTCCCGACATGAACACCAACGAGCAGACGATGGCCTGGATCATGGACACCTACTCCATGCACATGCGCCAGACCGTCACCTCCGTCGTCACCGGCAAGCCGGTGAACATCGGCGGCTCGCGCGGACGCACCGAAGCTACCGGCCGCGGCGTCTCCGTCGTCTGCGACGAAGCTCTGAAGCATCTGGGCATCGCCGTTGACGGCTGCCGCGTCATCATCCAGGGTTTCGGCAACGTCGGCTCCAACTCCGCGAAGCTGCTGCAGAGGAAGGGCTACACCATCATCGGCATCGCCGAGTGGGACGGTGGGCTCTACAACGCGAAGGGCATCGATATTCCCGCTCTCATCGAGCACCGCAAGAACGCCGGTACGATTAACGGCTTCCGCGAGGCCGAGGCCATCGATAGCGCCGAGCTGCTGACGCGCGAGTGCGAGATCCTGATCCCTGCGGCGACCGAGAACGTCATCACCAGCCGCAATGCGGACAAGATCCGCTGCCGCATCCTGTGCGAGGGCGCCAACGGGCCGACGACCACGGTTGCCGACGAGATTCTCGGCGACAAGCGCGTCTTCATCATCCCGGACATCCTCGCCAACGCAGGCGGCGTGACCACCAGCTACTTCGAGTGGGTACAGGACCGCATGGGCTACTTCTGGACGGAGGCCGAGGTCAACCAGCGGCTCGACAGCATCATGTCGGAGAGCTTCCGCGATGTGATCGCCTACGCGGAGAACCACCGCGTGAACAATCGCATTGCGGCCTATATGCTCGCGATCGACCGCGTCGCCTATACCACCAAACAGCGCGGAATCTACGCCTAA
- a CDS encoding c-type cytochrome encodes MAKKSSGGGFGKVFLGFLLGVAAAAAGLFLYLRFGPLPVAVADAPLPMEKQIVRLPLEGRIEREKKDAPFGIGEDVFEGGAQVYKTQCAGCHGTPGHDVPFAKSMYPAAPQLWKKHARNNVVGVSDDAPGETYWKVANGIRLTGMPSYRHVLSDTQMWQVSLLLKNADKEMPDPVMKILQGQ; translated from the coding sequence ATGGCCAAGAAGAGCAGCGGCGGTGGATTCGGCAAGGTGTTTCTGGGCTTTCTGCTGGGAGTGGCAGCTGCGGCCGCGGGGCTGTTTCTGTACCTGCGGTTCGGTCCGCTGCCGGTGGCGGTGGCGGATGCTCCGCTGCCGATGGAGAAGCAGATTGTGCGGTTGCCGCTCGAGGGGCGGATCGAACGCGAGAAGAAAGACGCGCCGTTCGGCATCGGCGAGGATGTGTTTGAAGGCGGCGCGCAGGTCTACAAGACGCAGTGCGCGGGCTGCCATGGGACTCCGGGACACGATGTGCCGTTTGCGAAGTCGATGTATCCTGCGGCGCCGCAATTGTGGAAGAAGCACGCGCGCAATAACGTCGTCGGGGTGAGCGATGATGCGCCGGGTGAGACCTACTGGAAGGTGGCGAATGGGATTCGGCTGACGGGGATGCCGTCGTACAGGCATGTGCTGTCGGACACGCAGATGTGGCAGGTTTCGTTGCTGCTGAAGAATGCCGACAAGGAGATGCCAGATCCGGTGATGAAGATTTTGCAGGGGCAGTGA
- a CDS encoding FkbM family methyltransferase: MRFETWLRSKARKTVDSFFCSSSPDMQLVGNESSGWFINTGHPTEVAYCAGVGLGISFELELARTTKEPVLLFDPSPTGCATIAKSDLRNMHFFPIGLAAETGAIEFSVPKDFEEGSYSVPQEGIDKVQFPCVKLSTIMSDNGHTSIDLLKMDIEGFEYEVIDQVLSEQIPVRQICVEFHPWLKPRQTARMITRMRKAGYKIVHKRRGDYTFLLDDSRYRQLSSSSTKRLSTLAN; the protein is encoded by the coding sequence ATGCGATTTGAAACATGGCTACGCAGTAAGGCTCGCAAAACGGTTGACAGCTTCTTCTGTTCTTCATCTCCCGATATGCAGCTTGTCGGCAATGAAAGCAGCGGCTGGTTCATCAATACCGGGCATCCAACGGAGGTGGCATACTGCGCCGGAGTCGGCCTGGGCATATCCTTCGAGCTTGAGCTTGCCAGGACAACGAAAGAGCCGGTTCTACTCTTCGATCCCTCTCCCACCGGATGCGCCACCATTGCGAAAAGCGACCTGCGCAACATGCACTTTTTCCCAATCGGACTTGCCGCAGAGACTGGCGCCATTGAGTTTTCAGTACCAAAGGATTTTGAGGAAGGTTCCTACTCCGTCCCCCAGGAAGGGATCGATAAAGTGCAATTTCCCTGCGTAAAGCTATCAACCATCATGTCCGATAACGGTCACACAAGCATCGATCTCCTAAAGATGGATATCGAAGGATTCGAGTACGAAGTGATCGACCAGGTATTGTCCGAACAAATTCCCGTCCGGCAGATATGCGTCGAGTTTCACCCCTGGTTGAAGCCCCGGCAGACCGCCAGGATGATCACGAGGATGCGCAAAGCCGGCTACAAAATTGTCCACAAACGTCGCGGCGACTATACCTTTCTCCTCGACGACTCGCGGTATAGACAGCTCTCAAGCTCCTCCACCAAGCGGCTATCAACACTGGCAAACTAG
- the pgsA gene encoding CDP-diacylglycerol--glycerol-3-phosphate 3-phosphatidyltransferase, whose product MNLPNSITMSRIACIPLLIWILSPVFPFQGHGEAGLKGGEQEIIASIVFILASITDGLDGYLARKRGQITTMGMLLDPLADKLLVSAAYIVLVAYNPRIVPPWIAVLVIGREFLVSGLRSIAAAEGFTIEASEIGKLKTVIQIVSVVAAILAHRWDYWIWFPSLGGGFIIAVRFIALTAIYWMTTVSIISAVDYFVAFWKKIDHAAERQRRRRVVLSRKKPAPPSPEHPSRIV is encoded by the coding sequence ATGAACCTGCCAAATTCCATCACGATGAGTCGGATTGCATGCATCCCGCTGCTCATCTGGATTCTGTCGCCTGTGTTCCCGTTTCAGGGCCACGGCGAGGCGGGCCTGAAGGGCGGCGAGCAGGAGATCATCGCTTCGATCGTCTTTATTCTTGCGAGCATCACGGACGGGCTCGACGGCTATCTGGCGCGGAAGCGCGGGCAGATCACAACGATGGGGATGCTGCTCGATCCGCTGGCCGACAAGCTGCTGGTTTCGGCGGCTTACATTGTGCTGGTGGCGTATAACCCGCGGATTGTGCCGCCGTGGATTGCCGTGCTGGTGATCGGGCGGGAGTTTCTGGTCTCGGGGCTGCGGTCGATTGCAGCGGCCGAAGGATTCACAATTGAAGCCAGCGAGATCGGAAAGCTGAAGACGGTGATCCAGATCGTCTCGGTTGTGGCTGCGATTCTGGCGCACCGCTGGGACTACTGGATCTGGTTCCCGAGTCTGGGCGGCGGCTTCATCATCGCGGTGCGGTTTATTGCGCTTACGGCGATCTACTGGATGACTACCGTGTCGATCATCTCGGCGGTGGACTACTTTGTCGCCTTCTGGAAGAAGATCGATCATGCGGCCGAGCGGCAGCGTCGCCGGCGGGTGGTGCTCAGCCGGAAGAAGCCTGCTCCGCCTTCTCCGGAGCATCCTTCCCGGATTGTGTGA
- a CDS encoding outer membrane protein: MKSVATLFIATLVIGGAGHLQAQVSRRPRHESTANRKERIQRIIHDTYSHRYEVAGGGGYLRFRSGETLQKNNEVTFWMTGTRYFNPKLGITADIRGAYGHAKVGNTAFNIPNPQISQYNFMAGPTYRIYSRQKYAVSIYGVGGAALGKFDTGSKGIPSSELHLWETGYRPAFSVGANLDYNFFPNFAMRISPTYVGGLYRLSPNDTVTSKGSIQNNVGFNIGLLYRFGRIK, from the coding sequence GTGAAGTCTGTAGCAACCCTTTTTATTGCGACCCTTGTCATTGGCGGAGCAGGCCACCTGCAGGCGCAGGTCAGCCGCCGGCCCCGCCACGAGTCCACCGCCAACCGCAAGGAACGCATCCAGCGCATCATCCATGACACCTACAGCCACCGCTATGAGGTCGCCGGCGGCGGCGGATACCTCCGCTTCCGCTCCGGCGAGACCCTCCAGAAGAACAACGAAGTCACCTTCTGGATGACCGGCACTCGCTACTTCAACCCCAAGCTCGGCATCACCGCCGACATCCGCGGGGCCTACGGCCACGCCAAGGTAGGCAACACCGCCTTCAACATCCCCAACCCGCAGATCTCCCAGTACAACTTCATGGCCGGCCCCACCTACCGCATCTACTCCAGGCAGAAGTACGCCGTCAGCATCTACGGAGTCGGCGGCGCCGCCCTCGGCAAGTTCGACACCGGCTCCAAAGGCATCCCCTCATCTGAACTCCACCTATGGGAGACCGGCTACCGCCCCGCCTTCAGCGTCGGAGCCAACCTCGACTACAACTTCTTCCCCAACTTCGCCATGCGCATCTCGCCCACCTACGTCGGAGGCCTCTACCGCCTCTCACCCAACGACACAGTCACCTCCAAGGGCTCTATCCAGAACAACGTCGGCTTCAACATAGGCCTCCTCTACCGCTTCGGCCGCATCAAGTAG
- the trpE gene encoding anthranilate synthase component I yields MPSAEARSLPSARDFAALSRKHTLVPVYRTVTADLETPVSAFLRIAAEEPEAFLLESVEGGEHVGRYTFIGIQPYKKMLARGHEITVEEGKRRRSFTGDIFEELKQALGGHTPARLPGLPPFTAGAVGFFAYDVVRLIEKLPATAKDELGVPDACLMFFDQVLAFDHVKKEIHLMVTADLTREKKEGAYQRAVQRLNRLERRLAGALPKPSRKKPGGKLKLIPRTPKATFLKSVEKTKEYIAAGDVFQCVLSQRFDCEPGVDAFEVYRSLRIVNPSPYMYFLRFGLDDDSSKKNAATHHIVGSSPELLVRVHGREVEYRPIAGTRPRSADEVEDRAIEAELRSDEKELAEHIMLVDLGRNDVGRVSEFGSVKVKDLMFVERYSHVMHLVTALEGKLKSGLGSIDAFRACFPAGTLSGAPKIRAMEIIEELEPARRGVYGGSILYADFSGNLDSCITIRTLYMNGKQGHIQAGAGVVADSVPEKEFEECRNKAQAVVRAIERARQQ; encoded by the coding sequence ATGCCTTCCGCTGAAGCCCGATCTCTGCCTTCCGCCCGCGACTTTGCAGCGTTGAGCCGCAAGCATACGCTTGTCCCCGTTTACCGAACCGTGACCGCAGACCTGGAGACGCCTGTGTCCGCGTTTCTGCGAATCGCGGCCGAGGAGCCGGAGGCGTTTCTGCTGGAGTCGGTTGAGGGCGGCGAGCACGTAGGCCGTTATACCTTCATCGGAATACAGCCCTATAAAAAGATGTTGGCGCGAGGCCACGAGATTACGGTTGAGGAAGGGAAGCGGCGGCGCAGCTTTACGGGAGACATCTTCGAGGAACTGAAGCAGGCGCTGGGTGGACATACGCCGGCGCGGCTGCCGGGTCTGCCGCCGTTTACCGCCGGGGCGGTGGGCTTTTTCGCTTACGATGTCGTGAGGCTCATCGAGAAGCTGCCCGCTACTGCGAAGGATGAGCTTGGCGTTCCCGACGCATGCCTGATGTTCTTCGACCAGGTACTCGCCTTCGACCACGTCAAGAAAGAGATTCACCTGATGGTGACCGCCGACCTTACGCGCGAGAAAAAGGAAGGGGCGTACCAGCGCGCTGTGCAGCGTCTGAATCGTCTGGAACGCAGACTCGCAGGCGCACTGCCGAAACCCAGCAGGAAAAAGCCAGGAGGCAAACTAAAGCTTATACCGCGAACCCCAAAGGCGACATTTCTCAAGTCGGTCGAGAAGACCAAGGAGTACATCGCCGCAGGGGATGTCTTTCAGTGCGTGCTCTCGCAGCGGTTCGACTGTGAGCCGGGAGTCGATGCCTTTGAGGTCTATCGCTCGCTGCGCATCGTGAATCCTTCGCCGTACATGTACTTTCTCCGCTTCGGGCTGGATGATGACTCCTCGAAGAAGAACGCCGCGACGCACCACATCGTGGGCTCGTCGCCGGAACTGCTGGTGCGAGTGCACGGCCGTGAGGTGGAGTACAGGCCGATTGCGGGCACGAGGCCGCGTAGCGCCGACGAGGTCGAGGACCGCGCCATTGAAGCTGAGCTGCGTTCCGACGAGAAGGAGCTCGCCGAGCACATCATGTTGGTGGATCTTGGCCGCAACGACGTTGGCCGTGTCAGTGAGTTCGGCAGCGTTAAGGTGAAGGACTTGATGTTTGTCGAGCGCTACAGCCACGTGATGCATCTGGTCACTGCTCTTGAGGGCAAGTTGAAATCCGGCCTCGGCTCCATCGACGCATTTCGTGCGTGCTTCCCAGCGGGGACCCTGAGCGGTGCCCCGAAGATCCGTGCCATGGAGATCATCGAAGAGCTCGAGCCGGCCCGCCGCGGCGTCTATGGCGGCAGCATCCTCTACGCGGACTTCAGCGGCAACCTTGATTCATGCATTACCATCCGCACGCTGTACATGAACGGCAAGCAGGGGCATATTCAAGCAGGGGCGGGGGTTGTTGCGGACTCGGTTCCGGAGAAGGAGTTTGAGGAGTGCAGGAACAAGGCGCAGGCGGTGGTGAGGGCGATTGAGCGCGCACGGCAGCAGTAG
- a CDS encoding TonB-dependent receptor: MPPSRLASGIILGLSLLCCTGLATGQTPAPYSQVALAVIDENGLPVPDAQVIISEPGRNAVQLQTNYAGRCAYALHQDAPYQIRVEKPGFYRALEENADAHQKTAEVILAHEQIVRQEVDVVASTTGIDPQQISDNSTMNTPEIVNIPYPTSRDIRNLLPFNPGVVQDNFGRIHVAGSESYATLDLFDGFDIRSPVSGALAMRVSPDAVRTIDVETTRYPVRFGRATGGVVAFYTGMGDNRFRLNATDFIPSFHQINGIRFDKFVPRLSFSGPIVRNRAWFFDGVEVEYDNIYIKELPADADTNHLTRGSNLLKAQVNLTSANILSGGLLFNGYHSPYDGISPLVPQQSTTKRDTTAWLPYIRDQHSFHNGAVLEAGFGVVRFRDSYEPHGNSPYQLTPEIAKGSYFENQTSHSRREQAIATLYLPPRNLHGRHDLMAGIELNHITFDSETSRAPVNYLREDGTLLRQSTFPTISPYTRHNLETGAYIQDRWLAHPGLLVEPGLRFDWDEIIRRPLFSPRIAFVYSPPGAESSLKLSAGIGLYYEHTQLEYLTRSLAGVRYDTYYAANGVTPIPPPLPTVFTTTQSSLTQTHALNWSIGIEKKLPHEIYASVNFLDKRIYDGFVYANQNGPAALSGTYLLTNQRQDHYHSIEVDARHTFARDYTLFASYTHSSARTNAALDYVPTISVLGPQQSAPLPWDVPNRLISWGWLPFPLQRLKKSWDLVYTLDWHSGFPYTPVNANRQVVGAAGSGKFPDYVSFSPGIEWKFHLRGAYFGLRGVMENATDSKNPLTVYNVVDSPQYGTFSQYLGRALTGRIRLIGRVK; the protein is encoded by the coding sequence ATGCCGCCTTCCCGACTGGCAAGCGGAATCATCCTCGGACTCTCTCTCCTTTGCTGCACGGGCCTCGCAACGGGACAGACACCCGCACCCTATTCGCAGGTCGCCCTCGCCGTAATCGATGAGAACGGACTCCCCGTCCCCGACGCCCAGGTCATCATCTCTGAGCCGGGACGCAATGCCGTTCAACTCCAAACCAATTACGCCGGCCGCTGCGCCTACGCGTTACATCAGGACGCTCCTTACCAGATTCGCGTAGAAAAACCCGGCTTCTATCGAGCTCTCGAAGAGAACGCTGACGCGCACCAGAAAACCGCTGAGGTCATTCTGGCCCATGAACAGATCGTGCGTCAGGAAGTTGATGTCGTCGCCTCAACCACCGGAATCGATCCTCAGCAGATCTCTGACAACAGCACGATGAACACGCCCGAGATCGTCAACATCCCTTATCCAACCTCGCGCGACATTCGCAACCTCCTCCCATTCAATCCAGGTGTCGTGCAGGACAACTTCGGTCGAATCCACGTCGCCGGATCGGAGAGCTACGCCACCCTCGATCTCTTCGACGGATTCGACATTCGCTCGCCCGTAAGCGGCGCGCTGGCCATGCGCGTCAGCCCCGACGCCGTCCGCACCATCGACGTAGAAACAACACGCTACCCGGTCCGCTTCGGCCGAGCCACAGGAGGCGTCGTGGCCTTCTACACCGGCATGGGAGATAACCGTTTCCGCCTCAACGCCACCGACTTCATCCCTTCGTTTCACCAGATCAACGGAATTCGTTTCGACAAGTTCGTCCCCCGCCTCAGCTTCTCCGGCCCGATCGTCCGCAACCGCGCCTGGTTCTTCGATGGAGTTGAAGTCGAGTACGACAACATCTACATCAAGGAACTCCCCGCCGATGCCGATACAAACCACCTCACGCGCGGCAGCAACTTGCTTAAGGCGCAAGTCAACCTTACCTCGGCGAACATCCTCTCCGGCGGCTTGCTCTTCAACGGCTACCATTCCCCATACGACGGCATCTCGCCCTTAGTCCCGCAGCAGAGCACAACCAAACGCGACACCACCGCCTGGCTCCCTTACATCCGCGACCAGCACAGCTTCCACAACGGAGCCGTGCTCGAAGCAGGCTTCGGAGTCGTCCGTTTCCGCGACTCCTACGAGCCACATGGAAACAGCCCCTACCAACTCACTCCAGAAATCGCCAAAGGCAGCTACTTCGAAAACCAGACCTCCCATTCGCGCCGCGAGCAGGCAATCGCGACCCTGTATCTGCCGCCACGAAACCTCCACGGTCGTCATGACCTGATGGCCGGAATCGAACTCAACCACATCACCTTCGACAGCGAGACTTCCCGCGCGCCGGTCAACTACCTGCGAGAAGATGGAACCCTCCTCCGCCAAAGCACCTTCCCCACGATCTCCCCATATACTCGCCACAACCTGGAAACAGGTGCCTACATTCAGGACCGTTGGCTCGCCCACCCAGGGCTGCTCGTCGAACCCGGCCTGCGTTTCGACTGGGACGAGATCATCCGCCGCCCGCTCTTCTCGCCCCGCATCGCCTTCGTGTACTCGCCGCCCGGAGCCGAATCATCACTGAAGCTATCAGCCGGCATCGGCCTCTACTACGAACACACTCAGCTTGAATACCTCACGCGGTCTCTCGCCGGAGTTCGCTACGACACCTACTACGCCGCCAACGGAGTAACGCCAATCCCTCCTCCGCTGCCAACCGTCTTTACAACAACTCAGTCCTCGCTCACCCAGACGCACGCTCTCAACTGGAGCATCGGCATCGAGAAAAAACTGCCGCACGAGATCTACGCCAGCGTGAACTTCCTCGACAAGCGCATCTACGACGGCTTCGTCTACGCCAACCAGAACGGCCCAGCCGCGCTATCAGGCACCTACCTGCTGACCAACCAAAGACAAGACCACTACCACTCGATCGAAGTCGACGCGCGGCACACCTTCGCGCGGGATTACACACTCTTCGCCTCCTACACCCACTCCTCGGCCCGCACGAACGCCGCTCTCGACTACGTCCCCACCATCTCGGTCCTCGGTCCGCAGCAAAGCGCCCCTCTCCCATGGGATGTCCCCAATCGCCTGATCTCCTGGGGATGGCTGCCCTTCCCATTGCAAAGGCTCAAAAAGAGCTGGGACCTCGTCTACACCCTCGACTGGCACTCCGGATTCCCATACACCCCCGTCAACGCCAACCGCCAGGTCGTAGGAGCAGCAGGCTCAGGAAAATTCCCCGACTACGTCTCCTTCAGCCCCGGCATCGAATGGAAGTTCCACCTCCGCGGAGCCTACTTCGGACTGCGAGGAGTCATGGAAAACGCCACAGACAGCAAAAATCCATTGACTGTATACAACGTCGTCGATTCACCCCAATACGGAACCTTCAGCCAATATCTGGGAAGAGCCCTGACCGGCCGCATCCGGCTCATCGGAAGAGTGAAATAA
- a CDS encoding fumarate hydratase, with protein MATIKQSDFIQSVADALQYISYYHPEDFITNLTRAYELEESPAAKDAMAQILINSRMCAEGHRPVCQDTGIVTAFIKLGMETRWDNDGQPLMTVQQMADEGVRRAYLLPDNKLRASILADPAFSRKNTGDNTPSVVSVEMVPGGEVDVTVAAKGGGSEAKSKFAMLNPSDSIVDWVLKTVPTMGAGWCPPGMLGIGIGGTAEKAMVMAKESLMDPIDMQELKARGPQNKIEALRIELHDKINRLGIGAQGLGGLTTVLDVKILDYPTHAANLPIAMIPNCAATRHAHIHLDGSGPVALDPPSLDAWPQLTYDVSKATRVNLDGITHEEVKTWKPGEVLLLSGKLLTGRDAAHKRMTDMLNRGEKLPVDLKGRFIYYVGPVDAVRDEAVGPAGPTTATRMDKFTRQMLDQTGVLGMIGKAERGPAAVEAIHDHEAVYLMAVGGAAYLVSKAIKSSRVLAFEDLGMEAIYEFDVKDMPVTVAVDSRGVSVHNTGPAEWKARIAGELAGVPILQ; from the coding sequence ATGGCCACCATCAAGCAATCCGACTTCATCCAGTCCGTAGCCGACGCCCTCCAGTACATCAGCTACTACCACCCCGAGGACTTCATCACCAACCTCACCCGCGCCTACGAGCTGGAAGAATCCCCCGCCGCAAAGGACGCCATGGCTCAGATCCTCATCAACTCGCGCATGTGCGCCGAGGGCCACCGCCCCGTCTGCCAGGACACCGGCATCGTCACCGCATTCATCAAGCTCGGCATGGAGACCCGCTGGGACAACGACGGCCAGCCTCTGATGACCGTCCAGCAGATGGCCGACGAGGGCGTCCGCCGCGCCTACCTCCTCCCGGACAACAAGCTCCGCGCCAGCATCCTCGCCGACCCTGCCTTCTCCCGCAAGAACACCGGCGACAACACCCCCTCCGTCGTCTCCGTCGAGATGGTTCCCGGCGGCGAGGTCGACGTCACCGTAGCAGCCAAGGGCGGCGGCTCCGAGGCCAAATCCAAGTTCGCCATGCTCAACCCCTCCGACTCCATCGTCGATTGGGTCCTCAAGACCGTCCCCACCATGGGCGCCGGCTGGTGTCCTCCCGGCATGCTCGGCATCGGCATCGGAGGCACCGCCGAAAAGGCGATGGTCATGGCCAAAGAGTCCCTCATGGACCCCATCGACATGCAGGAGCTCAAGGCCCGCGGCCCGCAGAACAAGATCGAAGCCCTCCGCATCGAGCTGCACGACAAGATCAACCGGCTCGGCATCGGAGCCCAGGGGCTCGGCGGCCTCACCACCGTCCTCGACGTCAAGATTCTCGACTACCCCACCCACGCGGCCAACCTCCCCATCGCCATGATCCCCAACTGCGCCGCCACCCGCCACGCGCACATCCACCTCGATGGCTCAGGCCCCGTCGCGCTCGATCCACCATCGCTCGACGCCTGGCCACAGCTCACCTACGACGTCTCCAAAGCCACGCGAGTCAACCTCGATGGCATCACCCACGAAGAAGTAAAGACCTGGAAGCCCGGCGAGGTCCTCCTCCTCTCGGGCAAGCTTCTCACTGGCCGCGACGCCGCCCACAAGCGCATGACCGACATGCTCAACCGCGGCGAAAAGCTCCCGGTCGACCTCAAGGGCCGCTTCATCTACTACGTCGGCCCGGTCGACGCCGTCCGCGACGAGGCCGTAGGCCCCGCGGGCCCCACCACCGCCACCCGCATGGACAAGTTCACCCGCCAGATGCTCGATCAGACCGGCGTCCTCGGCATGATTGGCAAAGCCGAGCGCGGCCCCGCCGCCGTCGAGGCCATCCACGACCACGAGGCCGTTTACCTCATGGCCGTCGGAGGAGCCGCCTACCTCGTCTCCAAAGCCATCAAGAGCAGCCGCGTCCTCGCCTTCGAAGACCTCGGCATGGAGGCCATCTACGAGTTCGACGTCAAGGACATGCCCGTCACCGTAGCCGTAGACTCCCGCGGAGTAAGCGTCCACAACACCGGCCCCGCCGAGTGGAAAGCCCGCATAGCCGGCGAACTCGCAGGGGTCCCCATCCTCCAGTAG
- a CDS encoding Ig-like domain-containing protein codes for MPFRHLACLSAVLLTASAAQALERPAAPRNATLTPTNLVLTIATPTTMVYGQVVDGSAQVTASDGSIMTGTITFYDGAVNLCVLEIAPAASCPASAGEGFAAGAHVLTAVYSGDATHAPSTSNAVTITVLQDTTTATLTSSANPATAGQGIVFTASIQGTHATPAGTATFLDGGAVLGTAPLDATGTATLNTAALAAGNHMVTVTYAATPNFTAATTLPLSQTIQPAAVVPPTKPSFTVGVGTVTVRVGEKAAVPVTVVPANGFSQPVNLACTNLPDETTCAFGAVTIPSGGGATMLTLSTAAPHDCGATAPYGSASLPYAAPAAAGLLVLLLPGRRRPLRGLVATLIALSGLAGMTGCGTGNCTDFGTRPGTYTISVTGTSTGATPATVSQKVVVRVTI; via the coding sequence ATGCCGTTTCGACATCTTGCCTGTCTGTCCGCCGTTCTGCTTACCGCCTCGGCCGCACAGGCGCTGGAGCGGCCAGCCGCTCCGCGCAACGCGACGCTGACGCCGACCAACCTCGTCCTGACCATCGCGACACCAACGACGATGGTCTACGGTCAGGTCGTCGACGGCTCAGCCCAGGTCACAGCCAGCGACGGTAGCATAATGACCGGCACGATCACCTTCTACGACGGAGCGGTCAACCTCTGCGTCCTTGAGATCGCTCCGGCGGCAAGCTGTCCGGCAAGCGCTGGCGAGGGCTTCGCTGCCGGCGCCCACGTGCTCACGGCGGTCTACTCGGGAGATGCTACCCACGCGCCCTCGACCTCGAACGCCGTCACCATCACAGTCCTCCAGGACACAACCACGGCAACTCTCACCAGCTCAGCCAATCCCGCCACAGCAGGGCAGGGAATCGTCTTCACCGCAAGCATTCAGGGCACGCACGCCACGCCAGCCGGAACCGCCACCTTCCTCGACGGAGGCGCAGTACTCGGAACCGCCCCGCTGGATGCGACCGGCACGGCAACCCTGAACACCGCAGCGCTCGCCGCCGGAAACCACATGGTCACCGTGACCTATGCCGCGACTCCCAACTTCACCGCAGCCACCACCCTGCCGCTGAGCCAAACGATTCAACCGGCAGCCGTTGTTCCGCCCACCAAGCCGTCCTTCACAGTCGGCGTCGGCACCGTGACTGTGCGTGTAGGCGAGAAGGCCGCGGTCCCCGTAACAGTAGTGCCAGCCAACGGCTTCAGCCAGCCGGTGAATCTGGCCTGTACCAACCTGCCCGACGAGACGACCTGCGCCTTCGGAGCCGTGACGATCCCCTCCGGCGGTGGTGCGACGATGCTTACCCTGAGCACCGCTGCGCCGCACGACTGCGGTGCGACGGCTCCCTACGGAAGCGCGAGCCTGCCCTATGCAGCACCGGCCGCGGCGGGGCTGCTCGTGCTGCTCCTTCCCGGGAGACGCCGTCCGTTGCGTGGACTTGTGGCGACGTTGATAGCCTTGAGCGGCCTGGCCGGAATGACCGGCTGCGGGACCGGCAACTGCACCGACTTCGGAACGCGCCCCGGAACCTACACGATCTCGGTGACGGGAACCTCGACCGGAGCGACTCCGGCGACGGTATCGCAGAAGGTCGTCGTCAGGGTAACGATTTAA